A genome region from Thermus sp. LT1-2-5 includes the following:
- a CDS encoding Nramp family divalent metal transporter → MGLLGLPKSRPWWWYLGPGFLVSVGYMDPGNWATSLEAGSRYGYSLLFVVTLASAMAVLFQALAARLGVATGKDLAEHLRERYPGAWGRFLFATAFLAMVATDLAEFMGMAVALNLLFHVNLVVAAWLTFLDVFLLLYLDRFGVRAVEAAIGLLVGVVGLAYAVEVALARPEPGVLLRHLFLPEATLLQPGPLYVALGILGATVMPHNLFLHSAQVKSRLGEERKRVYRYLLLDTVLALGGAWLVNAAILVVAAAVFHTRGLAITDLGQAYHTLAPLLGPLAAWAFGVGLLASGLSSTATGTLAAQVVVEGFVRARANPVRIRLLTRLLAVLPATLALSLHASPMGLIVLSQVVLSLQLPFTLFPLVRLVRDPAVMGPLRTPRWMSLLALGATYLVLALNLYLLGSLL, encoded by the coding sequence ATGGGGTTATTAGGCTTGCCTAAATCCCGGCCTTGGTGGTGGTACCTGGGCCCCGGGTTCCTGGTTTCCGTGGGCTACATGGACCCGGGCAACTGGGCCACCAGCCTCGAGGCGGGAAGCCGTTACGGCTACAGCCTCCTCTTCGTGGTCACCCTGGCCAGCGCCATGGCCGTCCTCTTCCAGGCCCTGGCAGCCCGGCTGGGCGTGGCCACGGGCAAGGACTTGGCGGAGCACCTGCGGGAACGCTACCCTGGGGCGTGGGGCCGCTTCCTCTTCGCCACCGCCTTCCTGGCCATGGTGGCCACGGACCTGGCAGAGTTCATGGGCATGGCGGTGGCCCTGAACCTCCTCTTCCACGTGAACCTGGTGGTGGCCGCCTGGTTGACGTTTCTAGACGTTTTTCTCCTCCTTTACCTGGACCGCTTTGGCGTCCGAGCGGTGGAAGCGGCCATTGGCCTCCTGGTGGGGGTGGTCGGGCTGGCCTACGCCGTGGAGGTGGCCCTGGCCCGGCCGGAACCCGGGGTGCTCCTAAGGCACCTCTTCCTGCCCGAGGCGACCCTTCTGCAACCGGGCCCCCTCTACGTGGCCTTGGGGATCCTCGGGGCCACGGTGATGCCCCACAACCTTTTCCTCCACTCCGCCCAGGTCAAAAGCCGCTTGGGCGAGGAGCGGAAGCGGGTCTACCGCTACCTCCTCCTGGACACCGTCTTGGCCCTGGGCGGGGCTTGGCTGGTGAACGCCGCCATCCTGGTGGTGGCGGCGGCCGTCTTCCACACCCGGGGCTTGGCCATCACCGACCTGGGGCAGGCCTACCACACCCTAGCTCCCCTCCTCGGCCCCCTGGCCGCATGGGCCTTCGGCGTGGGCCTTTTGGCCAGCGGGCTATCCAGCACCGCCACCGGAACCCTAGCCGCCCAGGTGGTGGTGGAGGGCTTCGTGAGGGCTCGGGCCAACCCGGTGCGGATCCGCCTCCTCACCCGCCTCCTGGCCGTCCTGCCCGCCACCTTGGCCCTCAGCCTCCACGCCTCGCCCATGGGGCTCATCGTCCTTTCCCAAGTGGTGCTCTCCCTGCAGCTTCCGTTCACCCTGTTCCCCTTGGTACGCCTGGTGCGGGACCCGGCGGTGATGGGCCCCTTGCGGACGCCCCGCTGGATGAGCCTCCTGGCCCTGGGGGCCACCTACCTGGTCCTTGCCCTGAACCTCTACCTCCTTGGGAGCCTCCTCTAG
- a CDS encoding cytochrome c, which produces MRRLAVAFLTVALGLAGAQSGQALYGQHCATCHQANGQGIPGAFPPLAGHVAEILAKKDGRTYLIDLVLYGLQGQIRVKGQAYNGAMPAWEAQLNDDQVAAILNHVATSFGNKPPAGFKPYTPAEVKAERAKKLTPQKVYALRQALKL; this is translated from the coding sequence ATGCGTAGGCTAGCGGTTGCGTTCCTCACCGTGGCCTTGGGCCTCGCTGGGGCGCAAAGCGGCCAGGCCCTTTACGGCCAGCACTGCGCCACCTGCCATCAGGCCAACGGGCAGGGAATTCCCGGAGCCTTTCCCCCCTTGGCGGGGCACGTGGCGGAGATCCTCGCCAAGAAGGACGGGAGGACCTACCTGATCGACCTGGTGCTCTACGGCCTGCAGGGCCAGATCCGGGTCAAGGGCCAGGCCTACAACGGGGCCATGCCGGCTTGGGAAGCCCAGCTTAACGACGACCAGGTGGCGGCCATCCTGAACCACGTGGCCACCAGCTTTGGCAACAAGCCCCCGGCTGGCTTCAAGCCCTACACCCCGGCGGAGGTGAAGGCGGAGCGGGCCAAGAAACTTACCCCCCAGAAGGTCTACGCCCTGCGCCAGGCCCTGAAGCTCTGA
- a CDS encoding DNA mismatch repair protein MutS, whose amino-acid sequence MVDSQRVPKTPSLLFPELPSGDIPWGADPPQHFGDLHLDALEELLFAPHPGYGLEALFRTPLRSPEAVAFRQEVARELGNAEGARPLRSFLRAMEEAHTWLNLAEKARHVWQKRLYFLQGARAYTQGVEDLVRAWKESWPKSSGLQGYAAYLKAYVEGEGFASLVRATGRVLEALGGVRYALHVHEGRLTLRVYQGEPDYGKQVEATFLPFFGPTPRGLPRPPEGPSPWLNHVEEWILDHLALLFTQAFSDLEAFRRDHADFWDGSVARLEREVRFFLAYLDLIAPLQALGLAFTLPEPASAPPFFAQDSFDLVLALKLAAEGKRPVTNDVTFGPERILVVTGPNQGGKTTFARMVGQVVYLFALGLPVPGRRGRLPLPDRILTHFPAQEDPTELKSQLEAELTRLKALLGEASGESLLLFNEPLAGASLRDAQVLGSFLLERVADKACLAVVVTFWEVLSHFPGVKSLVAEVDPEDLSRRTFRIVPRPADGKVYALALAERYGITEAALRRRLGGGK is encoded by the coding sequence ATGGTGGATTCCCAACGCGTCCCCAAAACCCCAAGCCTGTTGTTCCCCGAGCTACCCTCGGGGGACATACCGTGGGGGGCTGATCCACCGCAGCACTTTGGCGACCTTCACCTGGATGCCCTCGAAGAGCTGCTGTTCGCCCCTCACCCTGGTTATGGCCTGGAAGCCCTTTTCCGCACCCCGCTCCGTTCGCCTGAGGCGGTGGCCTTCCGCCAGGAGGTGGCCCGGGAACTCGGAAACGCCGAAGGCGCTCGCCCCTTGCGGTCCTTCCTGCGGGCCATGGAGGAGGCGCATACCTGGCTTAACCTGGCGGAAAAAGCCCGTCACGTGTGGCAGAAACGGCTCTACTTCCTCCAAGGGGCTCGGGCGTACACCCAGGGGGTGGAGGATTTGGTTCGTGCCTGGAAGGAGTCCTGGCCTAAGTCCTCAGGTCTTCAGGGGTACGCCGCCTACCTCAAGGCTTATGTGGAGGGCGAGGGTTTCGCCTCCTTGGTCAGGGCCACGGGAAGGGTGCTCGAGGCCCTCGGAGGAGTGCGCTACGCGCTCCACGTTCACGAGGGCCGGCTCACGCTTCGCGTCTACCAGGGGGAGCCCGATTATGGGAAGCAAGTGGAGGCCACGTTCCTTCCCTTCTTTGGGCCTACGCCTCGAGGCCTCCCTAGACCCCCGGAGGGGCCGAGCCCGTGGCTCAACCATGTGGAGGAGTGGATCCTAGACCATCTGGCCCTTCTCTTTACCCAAGCGTTTAGCGACCTGGAGGCTTTTCGGCGGGACCATGCGGATTTCTGGGACGGGTCCGTGGCTCGGTTGGAACGCGAGGTCCGGTTCTTTCTGGCCTATCTTGACCTCATCGCGCCGCTCCAAGCCCTTGGCCTGGCCTTCACCTTGCCCGAGCCTGCCAGCGCCCCCCCCTTTTTCGCCCAGGATAGTTTTGACCTCGTGCTGGCGCTCAAGCTGGCAGCGGAGGGGAAGAGGCCCGTGACCAACGACGTCACCTTTGGTCCAGAGCGGATCCTGGTGGTTACGGGACCCAATCAGGGTGGGAAGACCACCTTTGCCCGCATGGTGGGCCAGGTGGTGTACCTCTTCGCCCTGGGCCTTCCCGTGCCGGGAAGAAGGGGGCGGCTCCCTCTGCCCGATAGGATTTTGACCCATTTTCCCGCGCAAGAGGATCCCACGGAGCTAAAAAGCCAGTTGGAAGCGGAGCTTACCCGCCTCAAGGCTCTCTTGGGGGAAGCGAGCGGGGAATCCTTGCTTCTTTTCAACGAGCCCTTGGCCGGTGCCTCTTTGCGAGACGCCCAGGTTCTAGGGAGTTTTCTCTTGGAGAGGGTGGCGGATAAGGCCTGCCTGGCCGTGGTGGTGACGTTTTGGGAGGTGCTATCGCATTTTCCGGGGGTCAAAAGCCTCGTGGCGGAGGTGGATCCGGAAGACCTGTCCCGACGCACTTTCCGCATCGTCCCCCGGCCTGCGGATGGCAAGGTATATGCCTTGGCCTTGGCGGAGCGATACGGGATCACCGAGGCGGCGTTGCGGCGGCGGCTCGGAGGTGGGAAATGA
- a CDS encoding transposase, with the protein MRKAFKYRLYPTKPQAKDLERTLDLCRHLYNAALQERRDAYRKAGKTVGFYEQTRWLPEIRANLPEYKRVHSQVLQDVLQRVERAFQGFFRRLKAKNGKAGYPRFKGKSRYDSFTFPQAYATGVKLQEGGKRVLLHGIGSVKVKMHRPLEGRIKTATIKREGDAWYIIFLCEVEPKPLPPSEEAVGIDLGTNPHFLVTSEGEKVEAPRHYQRTQERIARKQRELSRKKRGSYRYRKIREELAKLHRKIARQRLNFHHTVARSLVNRYGTIVHEDLNIQGLSRSPLAKGVLDAGWAQFLQILAYKAEEAGRRVIGVDPKHTSQDCPVCGHREKRPLWVREFTCPACGTLLHRDVAAARNILAKAWAGPSGMDAVFLPQPEPRSPVLQNGE; encoded by the coding sequence ATGCGCAAAGCCTTCAAGTACCGCCTCTACCCCACCAAGCCACAGGCCAAGGACCTGGAGCGCACCCTAGACCTCTGCCGCCACCTCTACAACGCCGCCTTGCAAGAGAGGAGGGACGCGTATCGCAAGGCGGGCAAGACGGTGGGTTTCTACGAGCAAACTCGGTGGCTTCCGGAGATACGAGCCAACTTGCCGGAGTACAAGCGCGTCCACTCCCAAGTCCTCCAGGATGTCCTCCAAAGGGTAGAGAGGGCCTTCCAAGGCTTCTTCCGACGGCTCAAAGCCAAAAACGGGAAGGCGGGCTACCCCCGCTTCAAGGGAAAGAGCAGGTACGACTCCTTCACCTTCCCCCAGGCCTACGCCACCGGGGTCAAGCTCCAGGAGGGCGGGAAGCGGGTGCTTCTTCACGGCATCGGCTCGGTGAAGGTCAAGATGCACCGTCCCCTGGAGGGAAGGATAAAGACGGCAACGATAAAAAGGGAAGGTGATGCGTGGTACATCATTTTCCTCTGCGAGGTGGAGCCTAAGCCTCTTCCACCCTCAGAAGAAGCTGTAGGGATAGACTTAGGCACTAACCCCCACTTCCTGGTCACTTCCGAGGGGGAGAAGGTAGAAGCTCCCAGGCACTACCAAAGGACGCAAGAGAGAATAGCCAGGAAGCAGAGGGAACTATCCCGCAAGAAGCGAGGTAGTTACCGATACCGGAAGATCAGAGAAGAGCTAGCTAAACTCCACAGGAAGATAGCCAGGCAACGGCTCAATTTTCACCACACAGTAGCGAGGAGCCTGGTCAACCGCTACGGGACCATCGTTCACGAGGACCTGAACATCCAAGGCTTGTCCCGCTCCCCTCTTGCCAAGGGAGTCTTGGATGCGGGATGGGCCCAGTTTCTCCAAATCCTCGCCTACAAAGCGGAAGAAGCTGGTAGGCGGGTCATCGGGGTAGACCCCAAACACACAAGCCAGGATTGTCCGGTGTGCGGCCACAGGGAGAAGAGACCCTTGTGGGTCAGGGAGTTCACTTGCCCCGCTTGTGGGACTCTCCTGCACCGGGATGTGGCCGCCGCGCGGAACATCCTGGCTAAGGCCTGGGCTGGGCCTTCGGGGATGGATGCGGTTTTTCTGCCGCAACCTGAACCGAGAAGCCCCGTTCTTCAGAACGGGGAGTAG
- a CDS encoding VIT family protein: protein MKPPNAPEHEHRLVLQVVQPGLLGLMDGSVSTLAPLFAAAGLTGNPHSAFLVGMAAALGAALSMGFAEALSDDGKLSGRGHPVLRGGVTALGTFLGGTFHTLPFLIPRLGVALALASTVVVLELLTIAWIRYRYMRSPLGATVVQVLVGGGLVFLLGLTLGRLGGG from the coding sequence ATGAAGCCCCCCAACGCACCGGAACACGAGCACCGCTTGGTCCTGCAAGTCGTCCAGCCCGGGCTTTTGGGCCTTATGGACGGCTCGGTGTCCACCCTGGCCCCCCTGTTTGCCGCCGCCGGCCTCACGGGCAACCCCCACAGCGCCTTCCTGGTGGGCATGGCCGCCGCCTTGGGCGCTGCGTTGTCCATGGGCTTTGCCGAGGCCCTCTCCGACGATGGCAAACTTTCCGGCCGCGGCCACCCCGTGTTGCGCGGGGGTGTCACGGCCTTGGGCACCTTCCTGGGGGGAACCTTCCACACCCTGCCCTTTCTCATCCCCCGCTTGGGGGTGGCCCTGGCCCTGGCCTCCACGGTGGTGGTGCTGGAACTCCTCACCATTGCCTGGATTCGGTACCGCTACATGCGTAGCCCCCTGGGGGCCACCGTGGTCCAGGTCCTGGTGGGCGGCGGCCTCGTCTTCCTCCTAGGGTTAACCTTGGGGCGCTTGGGAGGAGGCTAG
- a CDS encoding polysaccharide deacetylase family protein → MPTLQISLPGLVRAVYLGNGHLEAAHVVLAVEGKGTSPETLLRLAQRAAEEAWRARPSLAEVDLSLYAAPYRAEDLPLLTASVPQGRAREFFALREARGYERLWVNPGKTGLFPPEPVLEEKPHPEGPEAFRAKERATQLLQSRTGPRAGVVYHGDPGRPFAALTFDDAPHPLFTPLLLDLLERLGLKATFFVIGRNAEAYPYFVRDLVAAGHELGNHTYHHVRLPKRSPEEIRQELLRCNEVLRAITGAAPRYFRPPGGRYSPEVLRIARELGLVTVFWTDDPGDYAGLAPGVLERRLEAHLRPGGIVLLHDNVAGTLEVLPLFARKARERGLVLGPVGALPLARR, encoded by the coding sequence TTGCCCACCCTGCAAATCTCCCTTCCCGGCTTGGTGCGGGCTGTTTATTTGGGCAACGGGCACCTCGAGGCGGCGCACGTGGTGCTGGCGGTGGAGGGCAAGGGCACGAGCCCTGAAACCCTCTTGCGCCTGGCGCAACGGGCGGCGGAGGAGGCTTGGCGCGCCCGCCCGTCCCTGGCGGAGGTGGACCTCTCCCTCTACGCCGCCCCCTACCGGGCCGAAGACCTTCCCCTCCTCACCGCCAGCGTTCCCCAGGGCCGGGCCAGGGAGTTTTTCGCCCTCCGGGAAGCGCGGGGCTACGAGCGCCTTTGGGTTAATCCGGGCAAGACTGGGCTCTTTCCGCCTGAGCCTGTCCTGGAGGAAAAACCCCACCCCGAGGGCCCCGAGGCCTTCCGCGCCAAGGAGCGGGCCACACAGCTCCTGCAAAGCCGCACCGGCCCCAGGGCAGGGGTGGTCTACCACGGGGACCCGGGACGGCCCTTCGCCGCCCTGACCTTTGATGACGCGCCCCATCCCCTCTTCACCCCCTTGCTCCTGGACCTCTTGGAGCGCCTCGGGCTCAAGGCCACCTTCTTCGTCATCGGCCGCAACGCCGAGGCTTACCCCTACTTCGTGCGGGACCTGGTGGCGGCCGGCCACGAGCTGGGCAACCACACCTACCACCACGTGCGCCTGCCCAAACGGTCCCCCGAAGAGATCCGGCAGGAGCTCCTCCGCTGCAACGAGGTGCTTAGGGCCATCACGGGCGCCGCCCCTCGCTACTTCCGCCCCCCTGGCGGCCGCTACAGCCCTGAGGTGCTCCGCATCGCCCGGGAACTCGGGCTCGTGACGGTCTTTTGGACGGACGACCCCGGGGACTACGCCGGTCTGGCCCCTGGGGTTTTAGAGCGCCGCCTGGAGGCGCATCTGCGCCCCGGGGGGATCGTCCTCCTCCACGACAACGTGGCGGGAACCCTCGAGGTTCTCCCCCTTTTCGCCCGCAAGGCCAGGGAGCGGGGCCTGGTCCTGGGCCCCGTGGGCGCCTTGCCCTTAGCCCGAAGATAA
- a CDS encoding response regulator transcription factor → MHPRLLLLEDDLPLGQLLARALEEQGFRVRWATNQEEAWEFLWEEPFDLLILDVRLPEGEEAGFALARALREAGFSTPILFLTAKDALEDRLLGLEVGEDYLTKPFALPELLARARALLRRGEVRPRRVAVGDVVLEVETKRVLKGGAPVSLTAKEYQLLELFLLNPGRLFSKEEILERIWGPGYEGASNLVEVYVKNLRKKLGENLLETVRGLGYRVPG, encoded by the coding sequence ATGCATCCCCGTTTGCTCCTCCTCGAGGACGACCTTCCCCTAGGCCAGCTCCTGGCCCGCGCCCTGGAGGAACAGGGCTTTCGGGTGCGCTGGGCCACAAACCAAGAGGAGGCCTGGGAGTTCCTCTGGGAGGAGCCCTTTGACCTCCTGATCCTGGACGTGCGCCTGCCGGAGGGGGAAGAGGCAGGCTTCGCCCTGGCCCGCGCCCTGAGGGAGGCCGGTTTTTCCACGCCTATCCTCTTCCTCACCGCCAAGGACGCGCTGGAGGATCGGCTGTTGGGCCTGGAGGTGGGAGAGGACTACCTCACCAAGCCCTTCGCCCTGCCCGAGCTCCTGGCCCGGGCCCGGGCCCTCCTCCGGCGGGGCGAGGTTCGGCCCCGAAGGGTGGCGGTGGGGGACGTGGTGTTGGAGGTGGAGACGAAGCGGGTCCTGAAAGGGGGAGCCCCCGTCAGCCTCACGGCCAAGGAGTACCAACTGTTGGAACTTTTCCTCCTTAATCCGGGCCGTCTCTTCTCCAAGGAGGAAATCCTGGAGCGCATCTGGGGTCCGGGGTACGAGGGCGCATCCAACCTGGTGGAAGTGTACGTGAAGAACCTGCGCAAAAAGCTGGGGGAAAACCTCCTGGAAACGGTTAGGGGCCTGGGGTACCGCGTTCCCGGATGA
- a CDS encoding PIG-L family deacetylase, which yields MRRRVLAWILVLAGLAILLINAPWLFQQAYAWYYRGKVGRLPPYADPLKVRLLVLAPHPDDESLAAGGLMQRVLAAGGEVFIAWMTLGDGFQWDAALLDRRLRPGPEDLRRLALRRMEEAKAAARVLGVPESHLYFLGYPDRGLLHMFLENFYTPYRSPATRLDRVAYPGTFSPEAPYTGEAWEEDLKRVLAQVKPDLVLAPAPEDAHVDHRATAYMALRLMGEKGVLDRLRFYIVHGGLEWPLPKGLHPALYLEPPPRGRHLPWWRLDLSPQEEERKLEALRAHRSQMEILGRFMEAFVRKNELFSRPQTSANP from the coding sequence GTGAGGCGTAGGGTGTTGGCCTGGATTCTGGTCCTTGCGGGGCTAGCGATCCTCCTTATCAATGCGCCTTGGCTTTTCCAGCAGGCTTATGCGTGGTACTACCGGGGGAAGGTGGGGCGTCTACCCCCTTACGCCGACCCGCTCAAGGTCCGCTTGCTGGTTCTCGCACCCCATCCCGACGACGAGAGCCTGGCGGCGGGGGGCCTCATGCAGCGGGTTTTGGCGGCCGGGGGAGAGGTGTTCATCGCCTGGATGACCTTGGGGGATGGGTTCCAGTGGGATGCGGCCCTCCTGGACCGGAGGCTGCGGCCCGGCCCCGAGGACCTTCGCCGCCTGGCTCTTCGGCGCATGGAGGAGGCCAAGGCGGCGGCCCGGGTTCTGGGCGTTCCGGAGAGCCACCTTTACTTTTTGGGCTACCCCGACCGGGGGCTCCTCCACATGTTTCTGGAAAACTTCTACACACCCTACCGCTCCCCGGCCACCCGTTTGGACCGCGTGGCCTATCCCGGCACCTTTAGCCCGGAGGCCCCCTACACCGGGGAGGCGTGGGAGGAGGACCTGAAGCGGGTGCTGGCCCAGGTGAAGCCGGACCTGGTCCTGGCGCCTGCCCCGGAGGATGCCCATGTGGACCATCGGGCCACCGCCTACATGGCCCTCCGCCTCATGGGGGAGAAGGGCGTCCTGGATCGGCTCCGCTTTTACATCGTGCACGGCGGGCTGGAGTGGCCCCTGCCCAAAGGCCTCCACCCGGCCCTTTACCTGGAGCCCCCGCCCCGCGGGCGCCACCTCCCCTGGTGGCGCTTGGACCTCAGTCCGCAGGAGGAGGAGCGGAAGCTGGAAGCCTTAAGGGCGCACCGGAGCCAGATGGAGATCCTGGGCCGCTTTATGGAGGCCTTTGTCCGCAAGAACGAGCTTTTTTCCCGGCCTCAGACGTCGGCAAATCCCTAG
- a CDS encoding YetF domain-containing protein, with translation MEAHLREALGDPLTLAFTLLRVAVVYLMLLVFLRLSGKKVLGQMTPLDLLTLLLLSNVVQNAMIGPDNSLVGGLLGAGLLLALDRALSHSRLRRSLMGEPVLLVHEGRPVWEHLRREGVELEELMAALREHGVVRLEDVLEAVLEVDGTISVVPKDHLEPKRVRKVRSSRNR, from the coding sequence ATGGAAGCCCACCTTCGGGAAGCCCTGGGCGACCCCTTAACCCTGGCCTTCACCCTTCTTCGGGTAGCGGTGGTCTACCTGATGCTGCTAGTTTTCCTGCGTCTAAGCGGCAAAAAGGTACTGGGCCAGATGACCCCCTTGGACCTCCTGACCCTGCTTCTCCTGTCCAACGTGGTGCAAAACGCCATGATCGGGCCCGACAACAGCTTGGTGGGGGGGCTTTTAGGGGCGGGGCTTCTCCTCGCCCTGGACCGGGCCCTCTCCCACAGCCGCCTCCGCCGCTCCCTCATGGGCGAGCCCGTCCTCCTGGTCCACGAGGGCAGGCCGGTGTGGGAGCACCTTCGCCGAGAGGGGGTGGAGCTGGAAGAGCTCATGGCCGCCCTGCGGGAGCACGGGGTGGTCCGCCTCGAGGACGTCCTAGAGGCGGTTTTGGAGGTGGACGGAACCATCAGCGTGGTGCCCAAGGACCACCTGGAGCCCAAACGGGTGCGGAAGGTGCGCTCCAGCCGCAACCGCTAG
- a CDS encoding HAMP domain-containing sensor histidine kinase, with amino-acid sequence MSLRARLALVTSLVALLGLGLALALAGVGLTRLAVAEADRTLRLQANLLLEAALAEPDRLVPPEVEADALGGDFPGAAWLYREGELLWQGGLEAPPSLLRTYAGERPTTLANWRVYAASRGDYRVVVAQPLGVVDRLALFYLRLSLPLFLLLGLLAGAGAYILVGRALLPLRRLAEGAERFQVVAVPPGKDEVARLAQAFAQLLVTLKAEREREAGFLALASHELKTPIAAFRVGLETLLRAKEVDRQTLRRLKQQAERLEALAENLLALSRAQALDLRLGEVDLARLAGEVFDRFQPLAVVQGREILLEAEAATVLADARLLERALNNLVQNALLHGQGAVGLRVGTVGGKAFVEVWDEGPGPRGNVREGLGMRIVRQVAEALGAELTFRHQEGYAVRLTFRLASASSPSMEGGAKAPEVRE; translated from the coding sequence ATGAGCCTAAGAGCCCGCCTAGCCCTGGTCACTTCCCTGGTGGCCCTGTTGGGGCTCGGGCTCGCCTTGGCCCTGGCGGGCGTGGGGCTCACCCGGCTGGCCGTGGCGGAGGCGGACCGGACCCTGCGCCTTCAGGCCAACCTGCTCCTGGAAGCCGCGTTGGCCGAGCCCGATCGATTGGTTCCCCCGGAGGTGGAGGCGGACGCCTTGGGAGGCGATTTCCCGGGCGCCGCTTGGCTTTACCGGGAAGGGGAACTCCTTTGGCAAGGGGGCCTCGAGGCGCCCCCAAGCCTTCTCCGCACCTACGCAGGAGAGCGCCCCACCACCCTGGCCAACTGGCGGGTCTACGCCGCAAGCCGGGGGGACTACCGGGTGGTGGTGGCCCAGCCCCTAGGGGTGGTGGACCGGTTGGCCCTCTTTTACCTACGGCTTAGCCTACCCCTCTTCCTCCTTTTGGGCCTCCTGGCCGGGGCCGGGGCTTACATCCTGGTGGGCCGGGCGCTGCTCCCCTTGCGGCGCCTGGCGGAGGGGGCGGAACGGTTCCAGGTGGTGGCGGTACCCCCGGGTAAGGACGAGGTGGCCCGCCTGGCCCAGGCCTTCGCCCAGCTCCTGGTCACGTTGAAGGCGGAGAGGGAGCGGGAGGCCGGCTTCCTGGCCCTGGCCAGCCACGAGCTTAAGACCCCCATCGCCGCCTTCCGGGTGGGGCTGGAAACCCTCTTGCGGGCGAAGGAGGTGGACCGCCAAACCCTCCGGCGGCTAAAGCAGCAGGCGGAGCGCCTCGAGGCCCTGGCGGAAAACCTCCTGGCCCTGTCCCGGGCCCAAGCCCTGGACCTGCGTTTGGGCGAGGTGGACCTCGCCCGGCTTGCGGGGGAGGTCTTCGACCGCTTTCAACCCCTGGCGGTGGTCCAGGGGCGGGAGATCCTCCTGGAGGCGGAGGCAGCCACGGTGTTGGCCGATGCCCGCCTTTTGGAGCGGGCCCTCAACAACCTGGTGCAAAACGCTCTCCTGCACGGCCAAGGCGCCGTGGGCCTGCGCGTGGGCACGGTAGGGGGGAAGGCGTTTGTGGAGGTATGGGATGAGGGCCCGGGGCCCAGAGGCAACGTCCGTGAGGGGCTTGGCATGCGCATCGTCCGCCAGGTGGCGGAGGCTTTGGGGGCCGAGCTCACCTTTCGCCACCAAGAGGGCTATGCCGTGCGGCTTACCTTCAGGCTTGCTTCAGCATCTTCCCCTTCCATGGAAGGTGGAGCGAAGGCTCCGGAGGTGCGAGAATGA
- a CDS encoding DUF5009 domain-containing protein yields MRDTRLDAFRGLTVLLMLTVNNLPPGAPGWLGHGPFGQSYYLADLVFPWYLLAMGAAIPYSHEGAKRRGLPPLAYELRLLRRIALLFLLGLGLTSLQVRRPVFALDVLQLLALAYWVAAWLYDLPPLRRALLALTLLGAYGAAILLLPIPGVGAGVFRPEENLILHLNRTYLAPLGLRGLLSAIPTGAFVLLATGVGEALRARRSLWPWGLLGLAGGLSLLPFLPPDKTYWTPTYLLLALFAGVVALGLLEGLAPLRRLLRPLGTNPLLAYALPVALKLTVLSGFLATAQAHLLLRFGPLGGYLYTAGYVLGWALVLWVLDRKGVYLRL; encoded by the coding sequence ATGCGGGACACCCGTCTGGACGCCTTCCGGGGACTCACGGTCCTGCTTATGCTGACCGTCAACAACCTGCCCCCGGGGGCCCCGGGGTGGCTTGGGCACGGGCCCTTCGGCCAGAGCTACTACCTGGCCGATCTGGTTTTTCCCTGGTACCTGCTGGCCATGGGAGCGGCCATTCCGTATAGCCACGAAGGGGCCAAGCGACGGGGATTGCCCCCTTTGGCCTACGAGCTTAGGCTCCTGCGGCGGATCGCCCTCCTCTTTCTCTTGGGCCTAGGGCTCACCAGCCTCCAGGTCAGGCGCCCCGTCTTCGCCCTGGACGTCCTGCAGCTGCTGGCGCTGGCCTACTGGGTGGCCGCTTGGCTGTATGACCTGCCCCCCTTGCGCCGCGCCCTTTTGGCCCTCACCTTGCTCGGCGCCTACGGGGCGGCCATCCTCCTCCTGCCCATACCTGGGGTTGGCGCCGGGGTGTTTCGCCCGGAGGAGAACCTGATCCTCCACCTCAACCGCACCTACCTGGCCCCCTTGGGCCTCAGGGGACTCCTCTCCGCCATCCCCACGGGGGCCTTCGTGCTCTTGGCTACCGGGGTGGGCGAGGCCTTGCGGGCGAGGCGGTCCCTCTGGCCCTGGGGGCTTCTGGGCCTTGCGGGAGGGCTATCCCTCCTCCCCTTCCTTCCCCCGGACAAAACCTACTGGACGCCCACGTACCTCCTCCTCGCCCTCTTTGCCGGGGTGGTGGCCTTGGGACTCCTCGAGGGCCTCGCCCCCCTTCGCCGCCTCCTCCGCCCCCTCGGGACCAATCCCCTTCTCGCCTATGCGCTCCCGGTGGCCCTAAAGCTCACGGTGCTCTCGGGCTTCCTGGCCACTGCACAGGCCCATTTGCTCCTGCGGTTTGGACCCTTGGGGGGATACCTCTACACCGCAGGGTATGTGCTGGGATGGGCCCTGGTACTCTGGGTTTTGGACCGGAAGGGGGTTTACCTCCGGCTTTGA